The following are encoded in a window of Megalobrama amblycephala isolate DHTTF-2021 linkage group LG19, ASM1881202v1, whole genome shotgun sequence genomic DNA:
- the tm2d3 gene encoding TM2 domain-containing protein 3: MTANGLKWVFERGRNVMSSYMMLVLLLLDIYSNCVIGYLSSAHVGQEPPYTAQQSPVMSSPAALTASSASPVVSDNYTSRCPSGGLCSKLPAGCISCALHHNCSYGRPANFSCRTRAGVHCVNERNVPQQNFTLTLPCRFCWQLDASQYRCSNSTSCLTVSCPRRRYNASCEVLEHVHCLGKRVFHKRLFCNWTGGYKWSTALALSITLGGFGADRFYLGQWREGLGKLFSFGGLGIWTLIDVLLIGVGYVGPADGSLYI, from the exons ATGACAGCGAACGGACTGAAATGGGTTTTTGAACGCGGACGGAACGTGATGAGCTCGTATATGATGCTGGTTCTGCTGCTGCTGGACATTTACTCCAACTGTGTGATCG ggtATCTGAGCTCGGCTCATGTGGGTCAGGAGCCGCCGTACACGGCCCAGCAGAGCCCGGTGATGAGCAGCCCGGCGGCGCTGACCGCGTCCTCAG CGTCTCCAGTGGTCAGCGATAACTACACGTCCAGATGTCCCAGCGGCGGCCTCTGCTCCAAACTCCCCGCCGGATGCATCAGCTGCGCGCTTCATCACAACTGCAGCTACGGCCGACCGGCCAACTTCAGCTGCAGAACACGAGCAGGCGTCCACTGCGTG AACGAGCGGAACGTGCCGCAGCAGAACTTCACGCTGACACTGCCCTGTCGCTTCTGCTGGCAGCTGGACGCGTCTCAGTACCGCTGCTCCAACTCCACCAGCTGCCTGACGGTGTCGTGTCCTCGCAGACGCTACAACGCCTCCTGTGAGGTCCTGGAGCACGTGCACTGCTTGG GTAAACGAGTGTTTCATAAGCGCCTGTTCTGTAACTGGACGGGAGGATATAAGTGGTCCACGGCTCTGGCCCTCAG CATCACTCTGGGCGGCTTCGGTGCGGACCGCTTCTATCTGGGTCAGTGGAGGGAAGGTCTGGGGAAGCTCTTCAGCTTCGGAGGTCTGGGCATCTGGACCCTCATTGACGTGCTGCTGATCGGGGTGGGGTACGTGGGGCCGGCCGACGGATCGCTGTATATCTGA